The DNA window AATGCTCGGGGGCCCCAGAGGAACTCATATTCTGCTGGCTCTGTATAGGGTATTCGCCTGTACTCTAGGTACTTCTGCCTTACAAACACTTCGGTGATGAGCTTCTTTGTATTTCCGAAGAGAGCATGTGTCTCTCGGACATCCAAGCCTAACCTGTACAGAAAATTAAAGATCATGTTCTCCCTGACACAATTGCCTTTCATAAAGATGAGACTCAGGACCACCATAAGAAGGCCTAACTTGGGCCTGTCTAAGTAGGATGCCACTGGTTCACCCTTATGGTGCCCCAGCTTGTTGATGATAATGTAAGAGTGGTTTTCGGGATCAATTTCCTTCAATTGATAACCAAAGACACACTCTAGCTTATTGTTGGCACGGTTAATGATATCCAAGCACTCATCTTTATATTCACGAATGATGAATTTCACCATCTCTGAGCGCTTGATGGGCACCTTGGCTTGGTCCTTGACCAAGAGGAACTGCACCAATGCATTTGCTCTCTCATCCAAGGGAGACAATGGCTGAGTCTCCAACCTGGGGTCATTCTGGGTGGCACCAAATCCCTGAGAGAGACTGGTGAACTCAGAGATAATCAAGGGCTGAGGGCTACCTGGGCTTTCCCAGAGACCCAGGGCCCTCGAAGTGCTTGGGCCCTCCCAGGCACTCAGAGCCCAAGTTGTGCTGGGCCCTTCCCATCCACTCAGGATCCTGGAGGTACTAGGGCCCTCCCAGCCACTCAGGCCCCGGGAGGTACTTGGGCCCTCCCAGTCACCCAGGACCTGGATATGGTTTTCAATCTCCCAGTCATTCAAGTTCAGATTTTCCCAGGGTCTCGGTGCCTGCCAGTCACGCAGGGCCAGCATTTGGCCACTGCTGTCCTCTTCGGTATTCAGATGTTTCTTCTTCCGGGTAGCTTTGCCAGAGCGACGTGGAGGCTCAGCAGAGGTTTTCGAGGCCTCTTGAATGGTGGCCATTGCCTTGGGGGCAGCTGCCGTAGCCATCAGGATGGTAGGCACTGCCTGGGATGCTTTTGAAGCATTCACATTGGGCTGTGGAACCCATGGAACTGCAGGCAGGGCCTCCACACAGGCAAATGGATCCTGCAGAGCAAGTGGCAGTGACTTCGGGGTCTCTGAGGGGGCAGATGGGCCCTGAAAGGCATTAGAAGAGGCAGGCTGGAACCGGGAGGTAGTTGGAAAGACTCTTGAAGTGGCAGTGAAGTTCTCCGATGTGGCAGGCAAGTTTTTCCAGGCAGTCGGCAGGTGTGCTCGGGCAGCTGACATTGCCTTTGGAGCACAAAAAGTGGCAGCGAAGATCATGCGATCCTTCGAAGGGGCCCTGCGTTCCTTTGAAGAGGTCCTACGTTCCTTCGAAGAGGTCCTGCGTTCTATTGAAGAGGCCCTGGATTCTCCCGATGGAGTCATCAGTGATTTAGCGGAGCCCATGGGAAAATTTGCTGCCGCTATGGGAGCTCCGGGCTGGCCCTGCAAGGCTGTAGGGGGGCCTTGCCAGGAGGGCTGGAGTTGCAAGGTGGGCAGCTCTGCTTGCGGGCCCGAGGGCTGGGCCTGCTGGGTGGGTAGCTGGATTTGGAGGGCCTTTTGGGAGGCCGGGACCCCCTGAAAGGGCTGCTCCATCTGAACCAGTGGTGGGCCCTGCctctgggcctcctgggtggGCACAGGCTGCCAGAACTGCCCAGGAGCCTTAGGAGCCTGCCAGGCCAGAGCCTGGGTTTGCTGCACTTCCTGGAACTCCATCGACGTTGGCAGCTCATGTGGCACTGGGGCTTGGCCTTTGGGGGCCTGCCAGATGATGGGCGGGCAGTGTGTAGCCTGTGGGGCCGACAAAGCGGCCGACAGCACAGCCTGGGGCGCCTGTGGGCCAGCGGGAGGCGCCGTGGGCACCTGCGTTGCTGGTGGGGCAGTGGGCACCTGTGGCGCTGCCCGCACCTGTGGCGCCGCCCGCACCTGCGTGGAGGGCAGCCTAGCCTGCGGGGCCTGCCGcagcggcggcgggggcggcaggGCCTGCCAGAGCGGTGGTGGGCTGGCCAGGACCTGCGGGGCAGGCCGGATGGGCGGTGGCGCCTGGCGTATCAGCGGTGGTGCCTGGCGGATCTGGGGTGGAGCCTGGCGCACTGGCGGGGGACCCGGCCGGATGGGCGGTGGACCCGGCCGGATGGGCGGTGGGCCCTGGCGCACAGGTGGTGCCTGCCAGGTAATTGTCGGAGCCTGCCAGGTGACCTGCGTGGCCTGCCAAGCCAGAGGTGTGGCTTGCCAGCCTTGTGGCGGGGCTTGCCAGCCCGGCGAGGTGGCCTGCCAGCCCGGGGGTGTGGCCAGCTGCGCCGGCGGGGCCTGTGGGCCCTGGGGAACCTGCGGAGGAGCCCTTATAACCTGAGACTGGATTTGCAGAATCAGAGGCTGAGCCTGTGGGGCCCAGGACGCCAGAGGCTGCTGTGCAGGTGGGGCTGCCGGCTGTGCCATCGGGGTTCCTGAAGCTGCAGGCTGCGTGATCGGAGCTCTCGAACCTGGAGGATGAATCATCAGGACTCCGGGACCAGGAGGCTTGGCCATCGGGGCTCCTGGAGGCGGAGGCTGGGCAATCAAGGCTGCCGGGGGCGGAGGCTGAGCCATCGGGGCTCCCGGAGCAGGAGGCTGGACCATCAGGACTCCCGGAGTCAGAGGCTGGGCCATCAGGACTCCTGGAGTCGGAGGCTGGGCCATCGGGGTccccggagggggaggatggGCCATCGGTGTCCCCGGAGGGGGAGGGTGAGCCATCGGTGTCCCCGGAGGGGGAGGATGCGCCATCGGTGTCCCCGGAGGGGGAGGATGAACCATCGGGGTccccggagggggaggatggGCCATTGGGGTccccggagggggaggatggGCCATTGGGGTTCCCGGAGGGGGAGGATGGGCCATTGGGGTccccggagggggaggatggGCCATCGGGGCTCCGGGAGCTGAAGGATGCATCATCAGGACTCCCGGAGTCGGAGGCTGGGCCATCGGGGTTCCCGGAGGGGGAGGATGGATCATCAGGACTCCGGGAGTCGGAGGCTTGCCCATCGGGCCTCCCAGAGGGGGAGCCTGGACCATCGGGCC is part of the Neofelis nebulosa isolate mNeoNeb1 chromosome 7, mNeoNeb1.pri, whole genome shotgun sequence genome and encodes:
- the MAGEL2 gene encoding MAGE-like protein 2, whose product is MSQLSKNLGDSSPPAEAPKPPVYSRPTVLMRAPPASSRAPPVPWDPPPIDLQASLAAWQAPQPAWEAPQGQPPTPVAPMAQPPALGGPMVQAPPLGGPMGKPPTPGVLMIHPPPPGTPMAQPPTPGVLMMHPSAPGAPMAHPPPPGTPMAHPPPPGTPMAHPPPPGTPMAHPPPPGTPMVHPPPPGTPMAHPPPPGTPMAHPPPPGTPMAHPPPPGTPMAQPPTPGVLMAQPLTPGVLMVQPPAPGAPMAQPPPPAALIAQPPPPGAPMAKPPGPGVLMIHPPGSRAPITQPAASGTPMAQPAAPPAQQPLASWAPQAQPLILQIQSQVIRAPPQVPQGPQAPPAQLATPPGWQATSPGWQAPPQGWQATPLAWQATQVTWQAPTITWQAPPVRQGPPPIRPGPPPIRPGPPPVRQAPPQIRQAPPLIRQAPPPIRPAPQVLASPPPLWQALPPPPPLRQAPQARLPSTQVRAAPQVRAAPQVPTAPPATQVPTAPPAGPQAPQAVLSAALSAPQATHCPPIIWQAPKGQAPVPHELPTSMEFQEVQQTQALAWQAPKAPGQFWQPVPTQEAQRQGPPLVQMEQPFQGVPASQKALQIQLPTQQAQPSGPQAELPTLQLQPSWQGPPTALQGQPGAPIAAANFPMGSAKSLMTPSGESRASSIERRTSSKERRTSSKERRAPSKDRMIFAATFCAPKAMSAARAHLPTAWKNLPATSENFTATSRVFPTTSRFQPASSNAFQGPSAPSETPKSLPLALQDPFACVEALPAVPWVPQPNVNASKASQAVPTILMATAAAPKAMATIQEASKTSAEPPRRSGKATRKKKHLNTEEDSSGQMLALRDWQAPRPWENLNLNDWEIENHIQVLGDWEGPSTSRGLSGWEGPSTSRILSGWEGPSTTWALSAWEGPSTSRALGLWESPGSPQPLIISEFTSLSQGFGATQNDPRLETQPLSPLDERANALVQFLLVKDQAKVPIKRSEMVKFIIREYKDECLDIINRANNKLECVFGYQLKEIDPENHSYIIINKLGHHKGEPVASYLDRPKLGLLMVVLSLIFMKGNCVRENMIFNFLYRLGLDVRETHALFGNTKKLITEVFVRQKYLEYRRIPYTEPAEYEFLWGPRAFLETSKMLVLRFLAKLHKRDPRCWPFQYFEALAECESEDLDEDEPGSGDNAGDPTSSSPPR